CGTCCACGTCCAGACGGACGCTCAGCAGCATGTACTGCTGCCTCAGGGTGTCAGCCAGGTGCATCAGCAGTAGCACCGTTGTGTTCAGGTTGTGCAGGTCCTCCGTGTGGCCCCCAAGCCGCGTCTGGCACGAAGTGCTCTCGATGTTGATGTACTTGTACATGCTCTGCACGTGGCTCACTGTGGCGTTGATGCTGGACGAGATGGTGTCAATCTCCATCTCGATGGAGTTCATGCGGGCGTCCATGGTGATGAACCTCTCGCCCGTCCGGTTCTCGTAGTACTTGGAGTGGTAGTGGAGGTCGTGCATGTTCTCCTCGTGCTCGTCCATGAAGGAGGTGACGTTGTCCAGCTGCATCTGCAGGTTCATCACCTGCAGGGTAAGGTCGTGCACTATCTCCGAGCTCATGCTGATCCTCTGGTGCGTGGCCGAGATGCCGCTCTGGACGCTCCTCACCATCTGAGTGGTGGTGCTAGAGTTAGACTTCAGACCGCTCAACACCCGGCTGTAGTTCTGCCAGTCAGCGGTCATCTTCTGCAGGACCAGCGTCTCCTCATCGGTCTTCCTCTGCAGGGCGTCCATCCACAAGGAGCTGAGGGCCACCGTGGTGTTGACCTGATTCACCGTGGCCTTGAGGTCATACTGATCCTGAGACAGAGTCTTCATGCTCTCGTCCGTCTCGGTGATGACTGCCTTCCATCCGTCCACCTGGTGTACGTAACGCTCCAGGGTCTGGTTGATGAGCCTGATGGACAGGGAGTAGTTCTGCATGTCTCGGGTCATCCTGCTGCTGGCTGACTTCAGGGTCTGCTGGGTCTGGAAGGCCTGGTCCAGGACCTGCTCCTGACCCAGGATCATCTTCTGGAGGTCCTCAAACTCCCCCTTCAGCCTACTGATCTCCTCGCTGAAGTGGGCCACATTGAAGCAGTCCGAGCAGTTGCTGGCAGTGCTAAGATCTGGGAAAGAATAGAAAACAATATTAAGGTGATCTGTTTTTGTATCATTTAATCATGATCAGAGTTCCCATTTGTAAATTATAGTCGACTGACGGATGCAGTGCTTCCATAAATGGGTCAATGGAGGCAGTTGTCGTAGACTCTGCAAATTATGTCTCTTCAGGGAGTTGACACCCCAGAAGAGGCAGGCCATGAAGCTTGAAGAGCGGATCCTCACTGGCCCAGTGCTTCATACTCTGTCACCCATACAGTTACACTCAATGGGTGACCTATTTTAAACAGAGGGGTCCTCTTTcgacaaaatacatttttgaaatCTGCAGAAATGTTCAGTATGCTCTACTAGTCTTCTCTGTCAGCAGCCACATTGGGAGGCTCTGCTTGCCCAGCACATTTTGTCACGTGATTAATCATACTCTCTCACCTTGTATACTTTCCTGGACCTTGGTAATCTTCTTATGATAAAAGGATTCCTTTTCTGATAAGTTGTCGACCTTCCTAAACACTGATGAGACAAAgataattatgtaaattagacTTTCAGAATAACGGGAATGGAGGTTCCTCTATAGACATTGAAACAGACATAATAcatgtagaaagaggaggaagggaagcgctactaagggacacaatagtacattttggtagacagaaggtgctctttggtaaaaggggtaaattggtcatcaaaaagaaaggaggaccaaggcactcttcatacaattaattaaaatgcctttattagtacggcatgttcaatagaaacaaagttttagaaatccgacgcgtttcggctgcatggccttcatcAGGGAGTACAAAATCACATATTCATCTTTATCTTTCAGGACCGtatttttaaacaggtcaaaggaTGTGCCATTGGAGCTTGCTACAGCCCTTCCTCTGCTGGTTTGTACTTGGGTAAATGGGAAAATGACTTCCTTTTGGATCCTTCTAATAACCATTTCTTTGACCGGATCATATGGTGGGGACGCTATATTGATGATGTTTGTCTGTTTTGGTCCGGCTAAGAAAATTCACTTATTTCCTTCCACCAATACCTTAACAGCATTAACCctaacatcaaactaactatggaGGAGGATAACATTCATTTTTTGGACCTTGACATTAGTAAAAATGACAAAGGTTGTTTGCACACATCGATCTTTAAGAAGCCTACAGATGGGAATACCATTCTGAGGGCAGACAGCTTTCACCCCAAAAGGCTAAAAGAGAATATTCCATATTGCCAATTCCAAAGAGTCCGCAGAATTTGcgatcaggaaacagactacagtgtCAAATCTGCTGAATTGGAGAATCGCTTCTTGAACCGGGGCTACAGCGttcaggtcctgaaagatgcaggtataagtgctggattacttgacagagagaacttgCTGCGAAGGGGAGTGCCTTGtgatacatcagagagagtgtattttgttacaaaatacagcactgaagcagagaacattaaaatAATCATTAAAAATGATTGGGGAAACATCCAAAGTGATACGTTACTACGCCAAGTCTTTCCTGAGCCACTGgtcataagctttaagagatgtcctaccctaaatgacaaattagtccacagttatcttccgggtgactctcaaaaaacgtggcttgaccacaaacccaagggctcttttaaatgtaacAATTGCAACCATtgctgtaaaggttgtcaatgtcgttctcctcctcagacgaggaggagcatggatcggaccaagatgcggagtaggaggtattcatgattttaatggcaaaccaacaaacactacaaattaacaaaacaacaaacgtgactaacctgcaacagtcctgtgtggcccaaacgctaccacaggaaacaaacacccacaatacaccagtgaaaccctggctgccttagtatgactctcaatcagagacaaacgatacacacctgtctctaattgagaatcataccaggccgaacacaaaaccccacatagaaatagaaaacatagactgcccacccaacactcacgccctgaccaataaagacatataaaacaagagaaaacaggtcaggaacgtgacaattgcagaaatattgcacagaagaagtattttgttgacacagcttccAAAATGGAGTATTAAGTCAAGCATTtcattaactgcaaaaccactcatgtcatctatagattggaatgtccacagtgcaaggtgttctacattggacggacaaagagaccCCTTCAAGACCGCTTagcgcaggggtgtcaaactcattccacggagggcctagtgtctgcaggtttttggtttttcctttcaataaagccctagacaaccaggtgtggggagttcctaactaattagtgatgttaattcatcaatcaagtataagggaggagcgaaaacccgcagacactcggccccccgtggaatgagtttgacacctgtggcttagcggaacacaagtacgccatacgggtaggcaatgaagactaccccatggcaaggcactacaagtccttacaccatggcaaccctgcctccctacaagctatgggtattgatcatgttccggcctcaattagaaaaggggaccgtcttaaacagttaaaccaaaggaaaagtttggggatttacaaactacaggccactaagtaccctggtttaaatgaagatatggaattctcacccttcctgtagtGTCGTGATAGGTCCAGTttctgtcatctagtggacactttgctcaattgccctcagctatgtttagactgttgttgttcatgttttgctgtgttctagtgtactatggaatatattgctgtcttattcttgacacttctcccagtcatatttaaggttagaactacctttctaagtgtcctgatacttctagcttggagttgtattttTATGATAACATAGATACAGTATTTAACTTTTTAATGTGTATCATTGTTTGTGTATCAATGTGTAtcattgcttactaggtgtgtccaatcaattttgtaaccactccctcttctaattagggctaattggaaaagctgttcaaaagaacattgtattattttgttgtactccctgacgaaggccatgcagccgaaacgcatcagattttaaaaactttgtttctattgaacatgccatactaataaaggcatttaaattaattatatgaagagtgccttggtcttCCTTTCTTTTTGAAGACATAATACATGTGTTGAGAAACTAGGACGCAAATGAAGTTATAGAGTGACGACAACACTTCTTTGACAATACACATCAGTGAATGGAATTAAGATGCCGCCTTGAACCTTCTTGTACGATAACAACAAGACAGTTTCTTTCTAGTACAAAGTACTGCACAAATAATGGTATTGGTTTGTACAGCTGGTTACTTCCCAGTTGATTATTTTCCCCAGAGGAAGAACAACAGTACTTAAAGCACACTTTTAAGGACTTATACTTGCATGTCATTTCCTAATCCTTGACTCTGGGGATGAATAACTGGTTCACCATAGTATGTTTGCACTCACTAACGATGTCATTTACATACCACCAGTTATGCTGCATTTGGTCTCAGGGATGTTGATTCTACACAGCCCCTCAAACATTAATTTACATTATCATGGTGTACTGGTGGACTTGAACTTCTGATATTGTTCTAATCATGTCCGCTAGCTACACAGAGGTTGGTCCGGTTCTAATGGGATGTTTTTCCCCCACCGGAATGCCTGTTATACAACACTAATTATTGGGGACTCTGAACAATGTAAAACAGATGTGCTGCATGATATGGACTTTTCTATATTTATGACTTCATGTTTAAGTTCTCGCTCAATGTTTGGGGAGTTTTAGCCAAACATAATTTCAGACATTTCACGAtatacagttgacagtgctttgTTCTTGTTTCGCCTCATTATTGATGTGCTCTGCGTTGACAAACTCAAGCAGACCCCGCCAATAAAATGCAGTGCCACTGCAGTGTTGGAATCCCAACCCTCTGTATCAGCACTCTTGGAATTACTCAATGGCCCTCAGGGAGCTCTGAGCTGCTGTGAAAATGAGATTTATCTTTTTGAATCGCAATAATATTTTTGCCTAAATGCAAGTAACATCTGTAAGCACTGAAAAAGTTGTCAGTCAGGTAAGACCTGGCAAATCGGTTTGAAGTCGTATGTTCACTTGATCCTTGTTGGAAATTAAAGGGCACTTATTTTTTACAACAGAAACCCTGTAGGCTTGAACCAGATCTCCTCTCATCTGTTATTGTACAGTGTGGAGCACATTGTTAAGTCAAGCATTACAAAAGAGAACAGGTCCTGACTGGGGAGGAATGCCTGCTGATGTGAAGCTTGAGGTCTGTGCACACATGATACCTGCAGAAACACCAAGTCCCAGACTTCAATCTACTCATACAATAATTTGGATTTAATACGGCTTTATTAGCTTAGTTATTATATATCATCAAACCCAACCAAAGTGGTGGTGTAAAAGTGTGCCTAACAGCTCAAAATCCCCTGAGACATCAACAGAGAGTGGGGTCATAGCCAGGGTCAGCCTTTATCAACAGCAACGCTGGAGAACTTAtgattaagttccttgctcaagagcacattgacagattttccaCCTcatcggctcggggattcgaactagtgacttttcagttactggctcaacactaactgctaggctacctgctgcctgtcGCCAGATTTGGTATAATATCATAGTTACTCACCAAGTgatgccagcactgccactgctaTGATGAGGAAGGCAAAGAAACTGTACAGCACTTTAACGGCCAGCTGCAGAGAACGTGTCTGCTGGCATTTCACACAGCCACCTCTGGTTCTTCCTGCAATCAGAAGCATGGGGCTTTAGTCTCTCTACCATAACATCAGGTGgttagagaacagagaggaggggaaataCCCGTCTTAACCCTGACACTGTGAGGACTGTGCATGACTAACTACCAGACTAGTGGCTGGCTTTGGTCAGCAGAGGCTGTGTGGAGTGAGCATGGTGGTCAGACGGGGGAAAGAGAAGGATTAAGGAGGGATATCTGAAACAGATGTACgatgcacgcacacaaacaaaaCAATGATGGCAGATGTATGCAGACACACGCAggccctcacacacacaaacactgtacACACATAGCCCAAATGTGTACACAATACGCCCTTGATGGATATTCTGATGCTATTTTTCGAAGGGTTATTGTATTGTTGGGTTCTTCGTCTGAGAGATTCATGACCGACATATCGAAACAATATCAAAACAAAGGACACTTCATAGAACCTGCTTGTCTATCCACATAACAAGCAAAATAAACAAAAGTGGACAGCAAGAAAGAAAGCCTGTGGGTTGTAGATTTGGAACCATGTTTCTCACCTCTAAAGGAAgtcatctcttcctcctccccagtaaGATCCTCCTCTGAAAGGCAGCAaataaaaatgtgtcactgttaTGGAAACATCTGATAGCACACAGAAGTTCATCTCATGTCAGCATTCACTGACTTTTTACTTAAACTCAGCTTCCCATTAGGCACCTTAACCCTGTCCTTAATCTGACTACTCCCACCATGCAAGCATGCAAAAGTAGGCCTAATAGATTTGCCAAAGCCAGGACAGTAACAAACAGATTTGTCACACCATTCTGTCCAAGAACCAGAGGATAATTTAGAAAACCAACACGCATGTTTGTCCTCACCTTTAAAGAGCTGGTTCTCGTATCCGCAATAGATTTCTGAAAAATAGATGGAGAGACTTGAAATGCGTGTTCACAGATGAAGGTCAATAGTATGAAACTTGAGGGAACAGCTCACACATTTTATTAAAGTGGTCATAAATCACAAAGTACGAGGTGAAATGCAATAAGCCCCCTCAGCCACTTTTACCATCCAAGACACAAAACATTCAACTTGGAGCTCTCAATATGAATGTGAGGTCATACTTGGCTGATAACTTATAGAAACACAATTACACAAATTGGAAACGGGATTGTTTTCCTAGTGTTTAATCTGTGTCTCTGACCAATATATCATTCACTTCTCTAAGTATGGTGGGCTGGAATGTGGAATGTGCTGTCAGATAAAGGGCCCCATTGCAGCCTAATAGGAAACACTATAGTAAGGCTGATTGTGTGTGATGCTAGCTGGGCCGGCTGTGGTGTCACCCCCCTGGTTCCAGCTCAATGTGGTAGAAGGGCCAGGGGGACATGGTACACTGATGCTAAAGAGAAGCAGCTTCAAGCCAAGACCTGAATTTGGATTCAACTTTGGTTTAAATGGCTTATTGCTGGGCACAaattaaagggaaagggggatacctagtcagttgtacaactgaatgcattcaactgaaatgtgtcttctgcatttaaaccAACCCCTCTGAAACAGAGAGGTACATgggctgccttaaatcgacatccacgtcttcggcacccggggaacagtgggttaactgccttgctcaggggcagaaggacagatttttaccttgtcagcttggggattccaTCCATCAACCTtttgtttactggcccaacgctgtaACCACTAAATCAACTAGCAATGCTTACCTAATAGAACTATAACTTCAAATATATGTGATTTAATCAAACCAAATCAACTATATATTTTTCCGaatatgccgaatacaacaggtgtagacattagcGTGACAAGCTTACTTTACTGTATCATTGTGATGCGATAGAGATGGACACAGGCCTTTCAATTGATTAATGGCATTTGCAATTTTAGACTACAAACCTCAGTATTTCTTGTGAGATAATCTTTCAGAATCTCATCTGAGTTATGTCAACAACTCTCTTACTAAGGTACAACATCCACAAAAGTAAAGAACATCACTCAGTTGAGTCTCTGTTGAGTCTTTTCCTTCATCGTCTTTACCCCTTTATATTACATTCAGGCAGCCCTGGTGTTTTCACCTCTGCTGGGCCGTGCTTTTTGTGCACAGGGAGAGGAATACAGAACTCTGAGGTGAGGGTATTTATGTGAAGTCAGCCTGTTGGAGTAGCTGAAGTCAGactgttgaaggccaaggctcTGACTGAAATGCTGAGATGTGCGGACcagtggaaaagagagagagaggaaggggtctGGAATGGGCCCAGCTGCCTGCTGCAGCTCTTAGACTTTACATTATCCAGTCAGCCATACCGGTGGCTGTAAGCTAACCCCGGGCCTGCCCTCCACTGCTCTCCTGCCTCTGCCAACGGAGGAAAGGAGTGGTCTGCCCTGCCTTCCCTGTATAAAACATGCCTCTTACGTCAATCAGGAACTTCATCAGCACCTCACATCAATCAGGGGCACTTCACCAGCATGATCAGCAGACATGTTTTTAAGATAGAATCAGGCACTCAGGGGAGGGCTTTATTGGTCAGTGGTCTTTAGAATGTAAGATATTTAAATGTGGTGGGTGTTTGTAGTAGAATCAGTGTTCCATTGCAAATATGAGCACAGGTGCATTTGGAGGAAACGGCTGAAGAAAACTTCTGCAAATTCtaatggacaaaaggaacatttatatttcatcaaacacttcatgaatGGAATGTCCACTccaaaaatatttaaatatttagaTAACTTTGTAATCCAATAACGTATATGCCAGCAGGGAGGCGAAATGTCTGTATGGTATATCCAGCAGGTACTGTATGTCCAGCAGATTTCCTTGATTAGAGGGTGTGTCATTCTTGCATTGCCAAAGAGTCGAATGTGCCTGGTAAAAACATAAATGTTATTGCACTGAAAACAGAATAACCCCTACCTATCATTAGTTTTTATAATAGATCATTTGGAATGTGAATTTGATTATATGTTCACTGTTTTAACAGTGTATAAGGCAGTGACCATGTAGCCCTCTGTCCACTATAGCACTTGCCAAAAATACCTCTCAGGTCTAATACTATAGTCCTTGAACTGTCATAATGTGTTCAAACTTTTCATTACCTGAAAGAAATGAAAATAATCTTTGTTAGGGTTAAATATTCATCCAAATACTTCCGTCATGACTCAGCTAAAGCTACGGAGACGATTGCATTTGAACAGTTGACAAACGTGTCAGTGGTGAGAAAAGATTGATACAGTGTACTGTATGGAGAGGATTAAAGATGAAAAACATTGACAATGTTTCAGTTCTAGGACATGAAAGAAGAGCTTTGACTCCCCGAAAGAAACACAGTTCATTTGTCTCTTAGCCAGATGTCTTACAGTACACAGCCACATATGAAAACACACCTTGAGCTCTGTTAACACATCTCAGCAAGAACATTAGAGGTGGCAACTGTGTTACATAGTACTCTTTGGTGCTACTCTAAACATAGTTGATTATTTGTAACCACATGCATATGAATACCTACGTAGGTATGAGGGGAAGTTTGACAAGTTGGCTAATAATCTAGCTATCACACATTAGGCTAAATAGTCAAATGATTTAATTCGGTAACCTATTACATAAGAAAAGGCCATCAATGGGCTGGAAGAAAGGTCCATACAGAACTGCTGATAGGGCAAGGACAATGTTGACTGCCAATAGTGGCCAAATGATGACACCCCAGGGAGAGAAACTGAAGTCAGTAAAAAAGGTTCTGTTCTGTTTCCACAATAGGACAGCCACCTAGTAAGCGGACCCATTTCTAATGATGGCATTGCTGTGTAATGCCCTGGACATGAAGCCTTCCCTTAGGAGACTAATCTAGGAGAGAACTCTAGGAGACTACTCTGGGAGACTACTCTCACCTAACACCTACATCAACAACCCAGTGTTTCTATTCCCATTGCATTTGTTTCAAGTTTCAAATAATCGCCAATAAACACACAGTGAACAAAGAGAATGTTAGTGGTCTCTCATTGGCAACATGAAGTCTAAGTCCTCCCACCCTCGTTGTTATTGTGAACTTTGGGCCACACTGAGCAAGAACAGGACACCAGTCAACTCCCTTCACATCCACAAACCTCATGATTCCTCATCGCTTGTGGTTACCCTATTGTGTTCCTTCTTGATTCACACTTCGCAGTGGATTTTCAAATGTTACAGTTAATCTCTCCcgatgtaacgggtgacgctctcctcatcctcggaagaggtgaggagagaaggatcttcagaccaaaacgcaggctcagggaaataagccatcttaattataaattacgatggcacacgaaacgaaacaaaacactttccaaactacaaaataagaaaacgacgttgacgcaacctgaacataaacttacataactaaacataaacttacgtacaggaaaacagacgacatcgaaacgaaacgaaacgaaacaaacaaacaaacaaacaaacaaacaaacgctacagtcccatgtggtacgaacagacatacggacacaggagacaatcacccacaaacaaacagtgagaatgccctacctaaatatgactcttaattagaggcaaacgcaaaccacctgcctctaatcaagagccataccaggcaaaccaaaaccaacatagaaacagataacatagaatgcccacccaacctcacgtcctgaccaactaacacacaaaaactaacataaataggtcaggaacgtgacagtaccccccccacaaggtgctaactccggacgcaccagcacaaagtctaggggagggtctgggtgggcatctaaccacggtggtggctcaggctcggggcgcggttcccaccccaccataatccatcctaacttcctccctccaagaatgtccaccctcttttgacccccacaaaatccccttaacaacatatctaatagggacaacaccgggacagagagataaatcaagaaagagggatagataagaatatagagatagatgaagatagagagggagattaggatagaggggcaactccggactgaaaggcagctccggacagagagacagctctggactgatgggcagttctgggtatccagccttttcaggctgaagggcagctcatggctgactgacgaatctcgatgctcatggctggctgacggctctcgacgctcatggcaggctgacggctctcgacgctcatggcaggctgacggctctcgacgctcatggcaggctgacggctctcgacgctcatggcaggctgacggctctcgacgctcatggcaggctgacggctctcggcgctcatggcgctctgacggctctcgacgctcatggcgctctgacggctctggctgctcatggctctctgacggctctggctgctcatggctctctgacggctctggctgctcatggctctctgacggctctggctgctcatggctctctgacggctctggctgctcatggctctctgacggctctggctgctcatggctctctgacggctctggctgctcatggctctctgacggctctggcagatcctgtctggttggcggctctggcagatcctgtctggttggcggctctggcagatcctgtctggttggcggctctggcagatcctgtctggttggcggctctggcagatcctgtctggttggcggctctggcagatcctgtctggttggcggctctggcagatcctgtctggttggcggctctggcagatcctgtctggttggcggctctggcagatcctgtctggctgacggctctagcggctcctgtctggctgacggctctagcggctcctgtctggctgacggctctgtaggctcatggcagacgggcggctttgcaggctcgtggcagacgggcggctttgcaggctcctggcagacggatggctcagacggcgctggggagacggatggctcagacggcgctggggagacggatggctcagacggcgctggggagacggatggctcagatggcgctggggagacggatggctcagatggcgctggggagacggatggctctggccggatacggcgcactgtagacctggtgcgtggtgccggaactggaggcaccgtgctaatgataagcaccttcctactagtgcggggagcagggacagggcacactgtattctcaaagcctactctatccctgatgcgtggtaccggcactggtgacgccgggctgaggacaagcacatcaggattagtagggggagaatatacagtgtgtacagggctctggagacgcactggtagcttagtgcgtggggccggaactggaggcaccgggctagatacacgcactacagggagagtgcgtggaggaggaacagggctcaggatacgcactggtagcctagtgcgtagtgtatacactgtaggtactaggctggggcggggaggtggtgccggaaataccggaccgtggaggcgtactggcactcttgagcattgagcttgcccaaccttacctggttgaatactcccggttgcccgaccagtgcggggaggtggaataacccgcaccgggctatgtaggcgaaccggggaaaccatgcgtaaggcaggtgccatgtatgccggcccgaggagacgcactggagaccagacgcgttgagccggcctcatgacacctggctcaatactcaatctagccctaccagtgcggggaggtggaataacccgcactgggctatgcactcgtacaggagacaccgtgcgctctactgcgtaacacggcgcctgcccgtactcccgctctccacggtaagcctgggaagtgggcgcaggtctcctacctgcccttggaccactatctcctagcccccccccaagaaatttttgggaattacttacgggcttttcgggcttccgtgccagacgcgttccctcatagctccggttcctctcccaggtagcctctgctctcctcagtgcctccacctgttcccatgggaggcgatccctcccagccaggatctcctcccaagtgtagcaaccctttccatccaaaacctcgtcccatgtccattgctcctttctctcctgtcccttactccgtttcgttttcccttgccgcttggtcttagcgtgtaggtgggtgattctgtaacgggtgacgctctcctcatcctcggaagaggtgaggagagaaggatcttcagaccaaaacgcaggctcagggaaataagccatcttaattataaattacgatggcacacgaaacgaaacaaaacactttccaaactacaaaataagaaaacgacgttgacgcaacctgaacataaacttacataactaaacataaacttacgtacaggaaaacagacgacatcgaaacgaaacgaaacgaaacaaacaaacaaacaaacaaacgctacagtcccatgtggtacgaacagacatacggacacaggagacaatcacccacaaacaaacagtgagaatgccctacctaaatatgactcttaattagaggcaaacgcaaaccacctgcctctaatcaagagccataccaggcaaaccaaaaccaacatagaaacagataacatagaatgcccacccaacctcacgtcctgaccaactaacacacaaaaactaacataaataggtc
This portion of the Salvelinus fontinalis isolate EN_2023a chromosome 27, ASM2944872v1, whole genome shotgun sequence genome encodes:
- the LOC129825112 gene encoding scavenger receptor class A member 3-like, encoding MKEIYCGYENQLFKEEDLTGEEEEMTSFRGRTRGGCVKCQQTRSLQLAVKVLYSFFAFLIIAVAVLASLVFRKVDNLSEKESFYHKKITKVQESIQDLSTASNCSDCFNVAHFSEEISRLKGEFEDLQKMILGQEQVLDQAFQTQQTLKSASSRMTRDMQNYSLSIRLINQTLERYVHQVDGWKAVITETDESMKTLSQDQYDLKATVNQVNTTVALSSLWMDALQRKTDEETLVLQKMTADWQNYSRVLSGLKSNSSTTTQMVRSVQSGISATHQRISMSSEIVHDLTLQVMNLQMQLDNVTSFMDEHEENMHDLHYHSKYYENRTGERFITMDARMNSIEMEIDTISSSINATVSHVQSMYKYINIESTSCQTRLGGHTEDLHNLNTTVLLLMHLADTLRQQYMLLSVRLDVDVRNLSMVMEEMKLVDTHHTHVIQNFTILKGAPGPPGPKGNRGEGGAKGPVGLTGNKGDKGLAGNRGPLGEKGFIGPEGAQGEPGPIGARGGVGIKGANGSVGQLGPRGERGEKGDKGTVGKDGLPGPKGPMGIQGQAGLPGVHGLPGPRGKPGPVGPHGTPGPPGLPAYPATVS